A part of Spodoptera frugiperda isolate SF20-4 chromosome 25, AGI-APGP_CSIRO_Sfru_2.0, whole genome shotgun sequence genomic DNA contains:
- the LOC118267415 gene encoding forkhead box protein F2 isoform X2, producing MKTEDQTTEEAARRAPATRRQEKPPFSYIALIVMAIRHSPNKRLTLSEIYAFLQQQFPFFRSSYQGWKNSVRHNLSLNECFVKLPKGLGRPGKGHYWTIDPSSEFMFEEGSFRRRPRGFRRKCQALKPQFGSGSYLCGGGVPALPPSQPTGYELASGSGAGSSGGGSIDYGACAYSHASSSQQLAYGGEYCAYGAINEREWPLAYGGVEAGYRPPPASPPPHHDLPDLIPNYQYAVANEHGRIVGAIPEYHSPFVT from the coding sequence ATGAAGACCGAGGACCAAACCACGGAGGAGGCGGCGCGCCGCGCGCCTGCCACCCGAAGACAAGAAAAGCCACCCTTCTCTTACATAGCCCTTATAGTGATGGCTATACGACACTCGCCAAACAAAAGATTGACACTCAGCGAAATCTATGCGTTCCTGCAGCAACAGTTTCCATTTTTCCGCAGTTCATATCAAGGCTGGAAGAATTCTGTGCGCCATAATTTAAGTTTGAACGAATGTTTCGTGAAATTACCCAAAGGCTTGGGCAGGCCGGGGAAAGGGCACTACTGGACGATCGATCCATCATCAGAATTTATGTTCGAAGAAGGTTCGTTCAGAAGAAGACCGCGTGGTTTCCGTCGGAAGTGCCAAGCGTTGAAGCCTCAGTTTGGAAGCGGGAGTTATCTCTGTGGGGGTGGCGTGCCGGCCCTGCCACCGTCACAGCCGACGGGCTACGAGCTCGCCAGTGGCAGCGGAGCAGGGTCCAGTGGCGGCGGGTCCATAGACTATGGTGCGTGCGCGTACTCCCACGCCAGCTCGAGCCAGCAGCTGGCGTACGGCGGGGAGTACTGCGCGTACGGGGCCATCAACGAGCGCGAGTGGCCGCTGGCGTACGGCGGCGTGGAGGCTGGGTACCGGCCGCCGCCAGCCTCGCCGCCGCCGCACCACGACCTGCCGGACCTCATCCCGAACTATCAGTACGCTGTAGCTAATGAACATG